A DNA window from Lagenorhynchus albirostris chromosome 5, mLagAlb1.1, whole genome shotgun sequence contains the following coding sequences:
- the GMNC gene encoding geminin coiled-coil domain-containing protein 1, with protein MNTVLPCQDQYFVGGQSYNCPYSGTTSESSVDVSTETWVSFWAAGLLDNREPQQAPQAQESSSDSNFPVLNSCSWEEAQLSSQLYRNKQLQDTLVQKEEELARLHEENNHLRQYLNSALVKCLEEKAKKLLSSDGFSKARGKFRKGKRKPKEQRYFPPEIPHHKNAKRNLSSEFANCEQPGPPVDPWVLQTLGLKDLNTIDDTSSANYSALSSHPRRTTSTFPQFLNDAVDYPGASGEDLPIDYGGDRTTPSHSTASHREDFHFLSQLSNPPGGLQTLPYYTSDVSPNKTEMAFSTSLSPHCNVKTHSFHQGQAFVRRDEEGGWKFTWVPKQS; from the exons ATG AACACCGTTCTGCCTTGCCAAGACCAGTACTTTGTAGGAGGCCAGAGCTATAACTGCCCGTATTCCGGTACGACGTCAGAATCTAGTGTTGACGTTTCCACGGAGACTTGGGTCTCTTTCTGGGCTGCTGGTCTCCTGGACAACAGAGAGCCCCAACAAGCACCACAGGCACAGG AATCATCCAGTGACTCGAATTTCCCTGTTCTTAATTCGTGTTCATGGGAAGAGGCTCAGCTTTCCTCTCAGCTCTACAGAAACAAGCAG CTCCAAGATACTCTggtgcagaaggaagaagaacttGCTAGGTTACATGAAGAGAATAATCATCTCAGACAATACCTGAATTCTGCTTTAGTTAAATGTCTTGAGGAAAAAGCCAAG AAATTGCTGTCATCAGATGGGTTCTCCAAAGCACGTGGAAAATtcagaaaggggaagaggaaaccCAAAGAGCAAAGATATTTTCCTCCTGAGATTCCCCATCATAAAAATGCCAAAAGAAACCTCTCTAGTGAATTTGCTAACTGTGAacaacctgggccccctgtggATCCCTGGGTTCTTCAAACACTGGGGTTGAAAGACCTCAACACCATTGATGACACCTCATCAGCTAACTACAGTGCCCTGTCATCTCATCCCAGACGGACCACAAGCACATTTCCCCAGTTTCTGAATGATGCAGTTGATTATCCCGGTGCCTCCGGGGAAGATCTGCCAATTGACTATGGAGGTGACAGAACAACCCCCTCACACAGCACTGCCAGCCACAGGGAAGATTTTCACTTCCTTTCTCAACTTTCAAATCCCCCAGGAGGACTACAAACTCTTCCTTACTATACTTCTGATGTGTCACCCAATAAGACAGAGATGGCCTTTTCCACATCCCTGAGCCCTCACTGTAATGTGAAAACTCACTCCTTCCACCAGGGACAAGCCTTTGTTCGTCGAGATGAAGAGGGAGGCTGGAAGTTTACCTGGGTCCCTAAGCAGTCTTAG